The Rissa tridactyla isolate bRisTri1 chromosome 24, bRisTri1.patW.cur.20221130, whole genome shotgun sequence genome has a window encoding:
- the GTSF1 gene encoding gametocyte-specific factor 1 isoform X2 yields MGGGGDPPIQPPQVNSFSPSPSSWTCLGAGGPPPPSAPTAPGAAEKLGGGVGFGASSFMCASNRANNGLATLCRQFFPRRRVDPAGNETSRVSPPLPSCNPGAPAPDPPPPARAGVTGATWSPHGDPSLPPRFGSRPRPVSPPRPSTGGRILPRCGHLLGSSPAPRGDGGGGGGVRARRRRKLSGKTTNAQKQRGWVRRAGQRPAPRPHSPHKH; encoded by the exons atggggggggggggggatcccccAATCCAACCCCCCCAAGTtaattccttctccccttctccttccagctgGACGTGTCTGGGTGCGGGgggaccacccccccccagcgcccccaccGCGCCGGGAGCTGCGGAGAAGCTCGGAGGAGGCGTCGGATTTGGGGCG AGCAGTTTCATGTGTGCTTCGAACCGTGCCAACAACGGCCTCGCAACACTTTGCCGGCAGTTTTTTCCTCGGAGGAGGGTGGATCCAGCCGG CAATGAAACATCCCGTGTGTCACCCCCCCTACCCTCGTGCAACCCGGGGGCGCctgccccagacccccccccTCCAGCGCGGGCTGGGGTGACCGGTGCCACGTGGAGCC CTCACGGGGATCCCTCCCTCCCGCCGAGGTTTGGCTCTCGCCCccgccctgtgtccccccccaggcccTCAACTGGGGGACGGATCCTGCCCCGCTGCGGGCACCTCCTGGGTTCGTCCCCAGCACCgcggggtgatgggggggggggggggggggtgcgtgctCGTCGCCGCAGGAAATTAAGCGGAAAAACAACAAATGCCCAGAAACAGCGGGGCTGGGTGAGGAGGGCTGGGCAGCGTCCGGCCCCCCGCCCCCACTCGCCACACAAGCACTAA